ACAGGCGGGTTCCCTTGAGGTGAGTCTCCTTGAGGCTGGCGCCGTGGAGATCGGCCCCGCGCAGGAAGGCCCCTTCAAGGTGGGCGCGGTCGAGCCACGCACCACCGAGGCGGGCCTCCTTGAGCCAGGCCTCCTCCAGGTGTGCGCCGATCAGGTTGGCTCCTTCGAGACAGGCACCGGCGAGACGCACGCGCTCCAGCCGGGCGTCCTGAAGGTCCGCTGCACGCAGATTCGTACGCCGTAGGTCGATGCGGAACGGCTCATTCAACGGTGGCCGTCTCCCCAGAACCGTCAAAGCGGCCTGGACGGACTCTTCCAGCGGCACGGTGGGGTCTGGCTCCGCGTCGGGTGCCACCACGGTCTGGTCTCGGACGAATGCGGCCAGGACCTCGACCACGGTGAGGTGGTCCTTGGCGGAGTCCCGCATGATCCGCTCCAACGCGTAGAGGCCGCCCAGGCGCTCGACCGTACGCTCCGATGCGAGCAGTTTGATGGCCTCCACGTAGCGGCCGGTCACCTGGCCGTCACGAGCGATCTCGGCCTGTTCGCGGTCCCGGTCACGCGTGTGTCGCAACGTGCGGTCGGTGTAGTAGAGGCCGGCCCCGGCGAGCGCACCGGCGCCGACGGCCACCAGCGTCGTGCGGAACCCTGTGATCACTACCCCGGCGGCCGGCTGGAGGTCCTGACGGCGGAGCCGATCGCCGTCCAGCCACCACGGGCCCTGCCACAACAACAGGGCGTAGGCGAAGAAGGCGACGACCATCAGTGCTAGCACCAGGGCGCGAGTACGGCTCCGACTCATACGCACGAGCATGTCCTCACAGGAGTGGCCGCATGCGTGATATTCGCGACCTCACTGCCGCGGGAGGGCGTGATCCTTCAGATGCGATGGAACGTTTCAGTGTCTGCCGGTCATAGCAAGCGAACGTCTGCCCCAGAACCCCCTGAACCAGAAATCAACAAAATCTGACGCCATCATTGTGGGCGGTTGTGTTCCATACCTA
The sequence above is drawn from the Streptomyces sp. NBC_01465 genome and encodes:
- a CDS encoding pentapeptide repeat-containing protein, which produces MVVAFFAYALLLWQGPWWLDGDRLRRQDLQPAAGVVITGFRTTLVAVGAGALAGAGLYYTDRTLRHTRDRDREQAEIARDGQVTGRYVEAIKLLASERTVERLGGLYALERIMRDSAKDHLTVVEVLAAFVRDQTVVAPDAEPDPTVPLEESVQAALTVLGRRPPLNEPFRIDLRRTNLRAADLQDARLERVRLAGACLEGANLIGAHLEEAWLKEARLGGAWLDRAHLEGAFLRGADLHGASLKETHLKGTRLYNADLSTAVGLNPDQVREAVLNAETKLPPAVASTVGAIT